The sequence GAGATAAAAATAGCCGTATTACCATTCTTTAACGAAAACCGAGAAAGTCAGCAAGAAAATATAGGGGCACAAATTCAGCAGGCAATAATTGATATAATAAAGACATTCCCCCAAACACAAATTATTGCGAAGGGCGAAATAAACAATGCACTGCTTTCTCGAAATATTACATCAACCTCGGAAATTAATGATGCCGACGCCCTGTCGATCGGCTTGATGTTAAATGCTAAATATGTAGTATTTGGTAGTAATCGAAAAGAAGGGAATCTTATCCGGGTGACCATTAAAGTCTTGGATCCTGAGAAAAATGAACAAATTACTGATATGGAACTTGAGATTACAAGAAAAGAACTATTAAAACAAGAATTAGGTGAGGCAGTTAAACGATTTTTAAAGATTGTTGAAAAGAAATAATGTAGAATGAACTTGGATTCACTTAAAGAAATTTTTTCTAAATCGGTCTTAGAGATAACAGATATAAAAAAAATTTTACCGCATCGCTATCCGTTTCTAATGCTCGATCGAATTATTTCTCTAGAGGGAAATAAAATTATTGCGACCAAAAATGTCTCCGGCAACGAAGAATATTTTTTAGGGCATTTTCCAGATTTTCCTTTAATGCCCGGTGTTTTGATGATTGAGGCCTTGGCCCAAGCTGGCGGAATTCTTTTACTTTATCGAGAAACTTTGCAGGCCCAAGAAGAACTTAAAGGGTATCTGCCTTTATTTTTGGGGATCTCCAATGCTCGGTTTAAAAAAATGGTTCGTCCTGGGGATATATTAGAAATATCATGTGAGTGTTTGTCGATAAAAGCAAAAATCGCCAAAGTTAAAGGTGAAATTTATCTTTTGCGCATAACGCCTACTGATTATAGACGTGAATTAGCATGCAGTGCCGAGCTTTTAATTGGATATCAATAATTCCAAGGTAATTTAATAATGTTTAACAACACCTCATACCCCCAAAAGCATTAATACGTTTTTGACTACCAAGTTAACTTTTCAAAGACAACATTGTGTTTTCTTTGAAAATATCTGGTGTCAACATAGAATAACCGTATTTTTCAGGTAATGTAAGATTCAATCATTAAATAATGATTATAACAGAGATACAATGAACTATACAAAGCACCTCGATGAGTTTTTGTTATCACTGATTGATTATGAACGAAAGTCCTCAGCGTATTATGATTTTAAACTTCTCAAATACAAGAAATTTTTAAGGGCGATTGGCAGTCCGAATAAACGACTCCCTAAACCTATAATTATTGCCGGCACTAAAGGTAAAGGCTCAACAGCCAACTTTATTGCTCAGGCGCTGGTTTCAGTCGGCTATAAGGTGGGACTTTACACCTCTCCGCATCTCTTATCTTACAGAGAACGGATTAAGGTTAACAATCGCCCAATTTCAATTAGGGCATTTTATAGGATCGTAGAGCAACTAAAACCCCAGATAATTAAATACCATCTAACATTTTTTGAGGTTTTAACGACTATTGCATATTTATATTTTATTGAAAATGATGTTGACTTTTCAA comes from candidate division WOR-3 bacterium and encodes:
- the fabZ gene encoding 3-hydroxyacyl-ACP dehydratase FabZ — encoded protein: MNLDSLKEIFSKSVLEITDIKKILPHRYPFLMLDRIISLEGNKIIATKNVSGNEEYFLGHFPDFPLMPGVLMIEALAQAGGILLLYRETLQAQEELKGYLPLFLGISNARFKKMVRPGDILEISCECLSIKAKIAKVKGEIYLLRITPTDYRRELACSAELLIGYQ